A region of Lycium barbarum isolate Lr01 chromosome 3, ASM1917538v2, whole genome shotgun sequence DNA encodes the following proteins:
- the LOC132630824 gene encoding protein SCO1 homolog 1, mitochondrial isoform X1: MAKAISRNHQQIRYLCHSLASSQQWQRSSFHTLSNTLNAIKSLPLSPLAMRLDGLENGLISYRFLCTSSSSNQSNSGSGGSSTGANSEKSESSGGSQKTEQGKGKSIRGSPVSWMSFFLLVCTGAGLVYYYDREKRRHIEDITNASTSVKQGPSVGKAAIGGPFSLIDHNGKPVTEKDFFGKWTVVYFGFTHCPDICPDELQKLAAAVDKIKEKSGIQVVPLFISVDPERDTVEQVGEYVKEFHPHLIGLTGTPEEIKKTARAYRVYYMKTEEEGSDYLVDHSIVMYLMDPKMEFVKFFGKNNDVDMLTDGIIKEIKQYKQAKA; this comes from the exons aTGGCGAAAGCAATATCAAGAAATCATCAACAAATTCGGTATCTCTGTCACTCCCTTGCTTCTTCCCAACAATGGCAGCGTTCTTCATTTCACACTCTTTCAAATACTCTCAACGCCATCAAATCTTTACCCCTTTCTCCATTG GCTATGCGTTTGGATGGACTGGAAAATGGGTTAATTTCTTACAGGTTTTTGTGCACCTCCAGCTCTAGTAATCAATCAAATTCCGGGTCGGGAGGATCCTCTACCGGAGCAAATTCTGAAAAAAGCGAGAGCTCGGGTGGTTCTCAGAAGACTGAACAGGGAAAGGGAAAGTCTATTCGGGGTAGT CCTGTTTCGTGGATGAGCTTCTTTCTACTTGTTTGCACTGGAGCAGGATTGGTTTACTATTATGACAGGGAAAAGAGACGGCATATTGAAG ATATCACCAATGCTTCAACTTCTGTAAAGCAAGGACCTTCAGTTGGAAAAGCAGCCATTGGTGGTCCATTTAGTCTTATTGACCATAATGGAAAACCAGTAACTGAGAAAGACTTCTTTGGCAAGTGGACAGTTGTATATTTTGGTTTCACTCACTGTCCAGATATATGCCCCGATGAGCTACAGAAACTCGCTGCTGCCGTTGATAAAATTA AGGAGAAGTCTGGAATTCAAGTTGTACCTTTATTTATCTCAGTTGATCCTGAAAGAGATACGGTTGAGCAAGTAGGCGAATATGTTAAAG AGTTCCACCCGCACTTGATTGGCCTCACTGGTACCCCAGAAGAGATAAAGAAAACAGCACGTGCTTATCGGGTTTACTATATGAAGACAGAAGAAGAAGGCTCAGATTACCTTGTTGACCACTCAATAGTCAT GTACCTTATGGATCCTAAGATGGAGTTTGTGAAGTTTTTTGGGAAGAACAACGACGTCGACATGCTTACTGATGGAATAATTAAGGAGATAAAGCAATACAAGCAAGCCAAGGCATAA
- the LOC132630824 gene encoding protein SCO1 homolog 1, mitochondrial isoform X2: protein MRLDGLENGLISYRFLCTSSSSNQSNSGSGGSSTGANSEKSESSGGSQKTEQGKGKSIRGSPVSWMSFFLLVCTGAGLVYYYDREKRRHIEDITNASTSVKQGPSVGKAAIGGPFSLIDHNGKPVTEKDFFGKWTVVYFGFTHCPDICPDELQKLAAAVDKIKEKSGIQVVPLFISVDPERDTVEQVGEYVKEFHPHLIGLTGTPEEIKKTARAYRVYYMKTEEEGSDYLVDHSIVMYLMDPKMEFVKFFGKNNDVDMLTDGIIKEIKQYKQAKA from the exons ATGCGTTTGGATGGACTGGAAAATGGGTTAATTTCTTACAGGTTTTTGTGCACCTCCAGCTCTAGTAATCAATCAAATTCCGGGTCGGGAGGATCCTCTACCGGAGCAAATTCTGAAAAAAGCGAGAGCTCGGGTGGTTCTCAGAAGACTGAACAGGGAAAGGGAAAGTCTATTCGGGGTAGT CCTGTTTCGTGGATGAGCTTCTTTCTACTTGTTTGCACTGGAGCAGGATTGGTTTACTATTATGACAGGGAAAAGAGACGGCATATTGAAG ATATCACCAATGCTTCAACTTCTGTAAAGCAAGGACCTTCAGTTGGAAAAGCAGCCATTGGTGGTCCATTTAGTCTTATTGACCATAATGGAAAACCAGTAACTGAGAAAGACTTCTTTGGCAAGTGGACAGTTGTATATTTTGGTTTCACTCACTGTCCAGATATATGCCCCGATGAGCTACAGAAACTCGCTGCTGCCGTTGATAAAATTA AGGAGAAGTCTGGAATTCAAGTTGTACCTTTATTTATCTCAGTTGATCCTGAAAGAGATACGGTTGAGCAAGTAGGCGAATATGTTAAAG AGTTCCACCCGCACTTGATTGGCCTCACTGGTACCCCAGAAGAGATAAAGAAAACAGCACGTGCTTATCGGGTTTACTATATGAAGACAGAAGAAGAAGGCTCAGATTACCTTGTTGACCACTCAATAGTCAT GTACCTTATGGATCCTAAGATGGAGTTTGTGAAGTTTTTTGGGAAGAACAACGACGTCGACATGCTTACTGATGGAATAATTAAGGAGATAAAGCAATACAAGCAAGCCAAGGCATAA